The Nostoc sp. PCC 7524 nucleotide sequence TGGCGATCGCCTTTACTCCAGTTATCAAATCTGGCAATCTCCGAGCCGGCAGCTTTGGCATCGTCACCAATTGATGGATGTTCAGCTGTGAAGCCTGACAAATACATGGTGTCGGTTTCGGGAAAATACTCGATGCGTCGCAAGTCTGTAAAGAAGCTGGGAGTTTTGTCCTTTTTCATGGCACTGTAACTATAGATAGGATTGCCATGAGTATCTAGTCCTTGAACGGGATAGTGGCGGATACCATCTTGAGTCCGCAAGGTTTTCCAGACATCGCCTTTACTGTCTACCCACCAACCACCCATGTAAGGATAGTCTTGGCTGTTTTCATATTCACCTTTGTCAAAAGCGCCGTTACCATTGCGATCGCGCCAGATCCATTCTCCTTTTTGGGGTTGATATGGTGGCCAATTGCCACTAATTGATTGTTTTCCATTGCCATTTGTACCCACAAACATCCCAGCAGGAATTGCTATTTTGCCATCCTTAGCAGGATTAAAACGATAAACTTGCAAAAAGCTGGTGTACATATCTGTGAGGAATAAGAAAGGCTTACCCTTGATGCGGCGGAAAAAGCTAGCATCTGGTGAGGTATGCAAACGGGGATCTTGGGGATATTTGAATGGATTTAAGGTGTAGGCTTTGTAAGTCCACTGCTTACCAGCCGGTTTACTATAATCCATTGCAAATTCTTCTTGCTTGGTGAAAACACTTAATCCGTCACTTTTGGGATCAGCATCAGCATTTTCGACAAAGAATAATCCTAATAATTGCCAAATTTGCTTACCGGATGGCGAAAATTTTCTTAAATCTGTCCCAGAATTATTAAACCCGTTACTATTAACGTAAATATTGCCTTGATCATCTGCACCTACACCAGTCAAACCATAAAATTTTAAGCTTTGCACTTCCCCAGGTACACCGCTATAGATACCGCCTTTGTTACCGAAGCTTCCCACCTGCACAGGCTGGTTTTTGATGTCGTAAATTAATACTTGCTGGCGAGTGCTGTTGTCTGCAACTAAGAGTCTGTTTTGGTTATCGATCGCGATCGCCCTTGGTACACTCACATTAGTAATCTGTTGTGGCAATTGCTTGCCGGCTGGGGTGTAGCGCACAATCTTAGCAGGGTTACTAGCATTTTTGCGTTGCATAATCCAGAGATTACCTTGTTTATCAACTGCGATCGCGCCTGGATTAGCAATACTAAAACTGCGTTTTTCCTGCATAGTTTCAGGGTTGTAAACGCGAATTTTGTTAGTAGCAGAATCACTCACAAATAACTCATTACCTAAAGTTGCTAACCCAGTAACTTCACTTTTGTTACTGACAATTAACATACTTTTATCCCAACCACGTCCCTCAGCAAAAGGTGCGGGTTTACCTGTTAAATCATAACGTCTGACACAATACCAAGTTGTGCCTTCGGCGGGATAATCTTGATCGATTTTACCTACTGCGCCTTGACGCATAGCCATGTAAATATATTTGCGATCGGCTGTGATGGCTTCGCCACCTGCACGACTCCAACCATGAGTATCACGCAGAATCCCAACAATATCGCCATCCTTATATATTGATGCTTCTGCTCCTGCTTCATCCCAGTGACTATTAGTATAAACTGTGCCGTTAGGAGCAACATACATTGCTTCAATATAATTCTGTACCCACTTATTACCACCACCAAAACTATTACCAATCCAAGATGTTTGATAAGTATTGGTAGGAACGCTACTTATCGTCCCGTCTATGGGCATACAAATAGTAGCCAGAACTAATCCCATCATCACAGCTAGGGAAAAAAGCAAAAATTTCAATTGGCGAAATTTTCTCTTTGATGAGAACTTTTTGATGCTTTGTTCTAATTGTTGCTGAAATCTACGTAAATGCTGGAATATTTGGTTTTTCATGCAATCAATTTCCCAGAATTTTATCTTTTTATAGCTGTGGTAGATTTATCTGATAAATTCATGATGAACAGATAAGAATCTGTCACATCCAGTAGTTAATATCTATATAAATGAACATATTTAAAATCTTAATTGGTTATTTTGATAACAATAGTCTACGTAAATTCTAAGATGTCATAGATTGAATTGAATTTATAATCATATTTTTGAAACTAGGACATATACATAGATAACAAATAGTTGTTGATAAAAATTCCATGTTCACCAAATTTTTATCAAACCCACATACTTTTTAAACTATAAAACTCCTATTTGATTTTTGTTGGCGTAGCCTGCACTGGTGCATAAAAAACTCAGTACACCCCTCCTCTCTCCTTTCCTATTGCCTACCTAAGCAGATAATTTTAGAAATCAAATCGGATTGCTACATAACAGTGATTTCGCCAAGAAATTTTTATTTAGTATTAATATTTACTTGAATTTAGAAAATCTAGGTAAATATTAATACTAAACCAATCAAGATTTTATTAGTGATAACTTTTTGCTACATAATTATTATTCATGCTTGAGGCTGAAAGTTTTATTGATCACTATTTTTACTCTTACTGGATTTATGATTCTCAGTAGTTGATTGTTGCTATCAACACACAATTGACAAAGGTGTTTAAACCAGTTATAAATCAAAGTCTTGTGAAAACAGATAATTCATATCTAATTTTGCCATTTTAAAGTTTTGATTAATAAAATTTTTAAACCGTAGATAATTTCATACAAAATCTCCATTTGGTAAGAACCGAAGCTTACTGATTAACTAGAGAATAACAGAATATAAATACTAAACAGTATTCATATACTGTTATATGTAAAAAATAACCTTAGCTTGGTATAAAAATAAACTTATCCATGCCAAATACCAATTAGGAGATAAGTAGTGGAAGATAAAAAAACTAATTTTAATTCACAATCTGCTTCTATTCTGACTCTAGGAACAGGCTGGTTTCCTAAAACACCTGGAGGATTAGAAAGATATGTTTATGAGCTAATTCATACACTAGCAAATCATCAAGACCAGGTAGAATTATGTGGAGTTGGTCTACCAGAAACAGAGGTAAATTTGCCAATTAGGCTGACTAACTTAGCATCACCAGATAGTTCAATTTGGCAACGACTTTGGTCTATTCGTACTAATTTCCAAAAGACTAGAATCAGCAAACCGGATGCGATTAATTTACATTTTGCATTATATAGCTTTCCGATTTTAGATATTTTACCCCAAGGAGTGCCGATTACATTTAACTTTCATGGGCCTTGGGCTTCGGAAAGTAAACAGGAGATGGTTAATAATCAACTGAGCATTTTCCTCAAGCGTCGGTTGATAGAACAAACTACTTATAATAGCTGCGATCGCTTCATAGTTCTTAGTAAAGCTTTTGGCAATATTTTACATAAACAATATGAAGTTTCATGGAATCAAATCCATATTATTCCCGGTGGTGTTAATATCGATAAATTCCAACCGAAACTGCCACAAACAGTAGCACGTCAGCAGTTAGGCTGGCCAGAGGATCGCCCAATTTTATTTACATCCCGGCGTTTAGTTAATCGTATGGGACTAGATAAACTGTTGGCAGCTATAGCAATTATTAAACCAAAAATAGCTGATGTTTGGTTGGCGATCGCAGGTCGAGGTCATCTACAAACTATCCTAGAACAACAAGCTAAAGAATTAGGTTTAGAGAACAATGTCAAATTTTTAGGCTTTCTCCCAGATGAACAGTTGCCAATAGCTTACCAAGCTGCTAATTTAACTGTTATGCCTAGTCAATCTTTTGAAGGGTTTGGATTAGCAATTCTGGAATCTTTAGCTTGTGGAACTCCCGTATTGTGTACACCAATCGGGGGTATGCCAGAGATTTTAAAACCCTTCTCACCAGAGTTAATCACCACTTCTACCGAAGTCTCAGCTATTGCCAAAAAATTAGAGCAGATATTGCTAGGACAAATACCAACGCCTTCACGACAAGATTGTCGTCAGTATGCTGCGACTCATTTCAATTGGCAAAAAATCGGTCAACAAGTGCGTCAAGTTATCTTGGCTTAAAAAGTAATTGTCTCAATCACAATTTAATAGCTAAGTAACATCTCTGGAATTTTCACCAAGTAGCTGAATTTTACACTGGAGATATAATCCCTATGCCTGTGAGAAATACACTTGCGAATCAATACTATATCTATCTCAAAAAAGGTCAAACCCCAATTCCTTGGGATATATACGACAACAAGCCACCAGTTCAATTTGGTTTAACTGATTATTTTGGTAAAGTATTTCAAGCTATAGAACAAAGTTCAGCTATTAGTGATTTAATCTTTTATGTCACCTGGGATGAAATGGATGAACTCCCATCATACGGTCAAAATGTAGTAGTTTTTGTCATTGGAGACGAATGGTATCGTACACCAAAGTATTTTCATAAAGTCAGAGCTGTATTTAAGTGCATAGGTACACGTCCAATTTTAGGATGCAATCCTTTACTTCAGCCTTCTTTATTGAACTTGCTCACATTGATGCAATTTCTCAGAATCTTAGTTGTTTCCTTCCCTGGAGTAGCCAATTACCAATTCCAAAAGTTGAAAAGTTGGTTACTAGGTAAAGGTAAAGTTACACCAATTTATGACCTTCCTTTAGGGTACAACAATTCCAAAAATTTACCAATTAAGCCTCTAGAAGAACGTCTTTACGATACTTATTTTTCTGGTAGTGTTGTACACGTACCTTACCCAATTTGGTCTTTAAAATATTGGTTAGGAACTCCTAAAAGCTTGGCGCGAAAACTCATGATATCAAATATCAAGAAATTTCAGCGCCGCCATCGCCATTTTAATGTTGAATTAGCAGTCACGGCTGGTTTTCACAATAGAACCAGTGAAGATGAACGCAGCTATTGTGAAATTATGATGGATACAAAAATCTGTCTTGTGCCGAGAGGGACATCTTTTGAAACAACTCGTCTGTTTGAAGGGATGAAATATGGTTGCGTTGTCGTCACAGAAGCTTTACCTTCACGGTGGTATTTGGATGGAGCGCCTGTTATTCAAATTAAGAATTGGCGAGAGTGGGAAAAAGTTTTAGAAAAGCTATTACGTAATCCACAATTTATGCAAGAAATGCACTATAAATCTCTCAATTGGTGGCAGAATAAATGCTCAGAAACTGTTGTAGCAGAATATGTTGTTGAACAGTTGACTGGTAGTATTACACTCAGAAATCAACATACAAACAATAGAAATTTAACTCATTTGTCTATGTCTTTAACTCCACCCTAAGAGAGATTGAGGACTGGGGATTGGGCATTACGGTAAAATTCTCTCCCCTCTCCCCTGCTCCTCTACTTCTTTCTTTCTGCCTCATTTAATAATGAAAACATCAATAATTTATTTGGTATGAAAATTTTATTTCTAGACCAAAGTGGTAAACCAGGTGGTGCAGAATTATGCTTAATTGATATTGCCAAACCTTACCGCGATCGCGCTTTAGTTGGCTTGTTTGCTGATGGCTCTTTTAAAACCTTACTAGAACAGAATCATATCCCAGTTGAAGTTTTAACAACCCAAAAAATTCAAGTTCGTAAACAAAGTAATTTATTCCAAGCATTTAGCAGCTTGGCACAACTTGCCCCCCTCATCATCAAGGTAGCCGAAAAAGCTAAAAAATATGATGTAATCTATGCCAATACTCAAAAAGCATTAGTGATTGGAGCGATCGCCAGTTTTTTAGCTCGTCGTCCTTTGGTTTATCATTTACATGATATTCTTTCATCAGATCACTTTAGCCAAACTAACCTTCGCATTGCCATTAATTTAGCTAATCGTTTTGCTGCATTAGTCATCGCTAATTCTCAAGCTAGTCAAACAGCATTTGTCCAAGCAGGAGGACGGGCAGAACTGACTCAAGTCGTCTATAACGGTTTTGATTTAAAAAATTATCAAACCTGTGAAGATGATATTCAAAAACTGCGGCAACAATTAGGAGTAGAAAATAAATTTGTAGTTGGACACTTTAGCAGGCTTTCACCTTGGAAGGGGCAGCATATTTTAATAGATGCACTTGCCCAATGTC carries:
- a CDS encoding glycosyltransferase, whose amino-acid sequence is MKILFLDQSGKPGGAELCLIDIAKPYRDRALVGLFADGSFKTLLEQNHIPVEVLTTQKIQVRKQSNLFQAFSSLAQLAPLIIKVAEKAKKYDVIYANTQKALVIGAIASFLARRPLVYHLHDILSSDHFSQTNLRIAINLANRFAALVIANSQASQTAFVQAGGRAELTQVVYNGFDLKNYQTCEDDIQKLRQQLGVENKFVVGHFSRLSPWKGQHILIDALAQCPSQVTALLVGDALFGEQDYVKELHQQIAKLGLENRVKFLGFRSDIPQLMAACDLVAHTSTAPEPFGRVIVEAMLCGRPVVAAQAGGATELVEHGVNGFLTTPGDSQELAQIINTCLQEKQTTATIASNARTNASQRFDVANINQQIAQLLLSTLSRPAN
- a CDS encoding glycosyltransferase family 1 protein translates to MPVRNTLANQYYIYLKKGQTPIPWDIYDNKPPVQFGLTDYFGKVFQAIEQSSAISDLIFYVTWDEMDELPSYGQNVVVFVIGDEWYRTPKYFHKVRAVFKCIGTRPILGCNPLLQPSLLNLLTLMQFLRILVVSFPGVANYQFQKLKSWLLGKGKVTPIYDLPLGYNNSKNLPIKPLEERLYDTYFSGSVVHVPYPIWSLKYWLGTPKSLARKLMISNIKKFQRRHRHFNVELAVTAGFHNRTSEDERSYCEIMMDTKICLVPRGTSFETTRLFEGMKYGCVVVTEALPSRWYLDGAPVIQIKNWREWEKVLEKLLRNPQFMQEMHYKSLNWWQNKCSETVVAEYVVEQLTGSITLRNQHTNNRNLTHLSMSLTPP
- a CDS encoding glycosyltransferase family 4 protein; its protein translation is MEDKKTNFNSQSASILTLGTGWFPKTPGGLERYVYELIHTLANHQDQVELCGVGLPETEVNLPIRLTNLASPDSSIWQRLWSIRTNFQKTRISKPDAINLHFALYSFPILDILPQGVPITFNFHGPWASESKQEMVNNQLSIFLKRRLIEQTTYNSCDRFIVLSKAFGNILHKQYEVSWNQIHIIPGGVNIDKFQPKLPQTVARQQLGWPEDRPILFTSRRLVNRMGLDKLLAAIAIIKPKIADVWLAIAGRGHLQTILEQQAKELGLENNVKFLGFLPDEQLPIAYQAANLTVMPSQSFEGFGLAILESLACGTPVLCTPIGGMPEILKPFSPELITTSTEVSAIAKKLEQILLGQIPTPSRQDCRQYAATHFNWQKIGQQVRQVILA